One Streptomyces sp. B21-105 genomic region harbors:
- a CDS encoding ROK family protein codes for MRHVIALDVGGTVMKAALIGAGGPPSGGGALLHRARRATGRERGPDAVVAGILGFAADLRAHGARQFGEPAAAAGVAVPGIVDEAAGVAVYAANLGWRDVPLRALLAERLGVPVALGHDVRTGGLAEGRIGAGRGADRFLFVALGTGIAGAIGVDGRVEAGAHGFAGEIGHIVVRPGGAPCPCGQHGCLERFASAAAVGEAWAAAVGDPEADAADCAKAFASGDPEAVRVWLRAVDALADGLVTALTLLDPHTLVIGGGLAEAGEALFTPLRDAVRQRVTFQKLPEIVPAALGDSAGCLGAGLLARELLDTTDGMEVTP; via the coding sequence GTGAGACATGTCATCGCCCTCGACGTGGGCGGCACCGTGATGAAGGCCGCCCTGATCGGCGCTGGGGGTCCCCCCTCTGGGGGAGGCGCACTGCTGCACCGGGCGCGCCGCGCCACCGGCCGCGAGCGCGGCCCCGACGCCGTGGTCGCCGGCATCCTCGGGTTCGCCGCCGACCTGCGCGCGCACGGCGCCCGGCAGTTCGGCGAGCCCGCCGCCGCGGCCGGCGTCGCCGTGCCCGGCATCGTCGACGAGGCCGCCGGCGTCGCCGTCTACGCGGCCAACCTGGGCTGGCGGGACGTCCCGCTGCGCGCCCTGCTCGCCGAACGCCTCGGCGTCCCGGTCGCCCTCGGCCACGACGTGCGCACCGGCGGTCTCGCCGAGGGCCGGATCGGCGCCGGCCGGGGCGCGGACCGCTTCCTGTTCGTGGCGCTGGGCACCGGCATCGCGGGCGCGATCGGCGTCGACGGCCGGGTGGAGGCGGGCGCGCACGGCTTCGCGGGCGAGATCGGTCACATCGTCGTCCGGCCCGGCGGCGCGCCCTGTCCGTGCGGGCAGCACGGCTGCCTGGAACGGTTCGCGTCCGCGGCGGCGGTCGGCGAGGCGTGGGCGGCGGCCGTCGGGGACCCGGAGGCGGACGCCGCGGACTGCGCCAAGGCCTTCGCGTCCGGCGACCCGGAAGCCGTCCGCGTCTGGCTGCGCGCCGTGGACGCCCTCGCCGACGGCCTGGTCACCGCCCTCACCCTGCTGGACCCGCACACGCTCGTCATCGGTGGCGGCCTCGCCGAGGCGGGGGAAGCCTTGTTCACACCGCTGCGGGACGCCGTCCGACAGCGGGTGACCTTCCAGAAGCTGCCGGAGATCGTTCCGGCGGCCCTGGGCGACAGCGCCGGATGCCTCGGCGCGGGCCTGCTGGCCCGGGAGCTCCTCGACACGACCGACGGCATGGAGGTAACACCCTGA
- the nagA gene encoding N-acetylglucosamine-6-phosphate deacetylase, whose amino-acid sequence MAIPPGARGTARSTTSHRPQVLTGAKAVLPTGTVPDGRITVTGTKLTAVVPHGTPRHAPDVSGVSEASGAVDVLDVSGHWLVPGFVDLHNHGGGGASFAGSAQDVLTAVRTHRAHGTTTLVASAVTDDMDVLVRQAGLLSELAEQGDLAGIHFEGPFISPCRKGAHSEALLRDPDPAEVRKLVDAARGHAAMVTLATELPGGLDSVRLLVEHGVIAAVGHTDATYEQTVQAVEAGATVATHLFNAMPPLGHRAPGPIAALLQDERVTVELINDGTHLHPAALALAFRQAGPDRVAFITDAMDAAGIGDGRYLLGPLEVDVIEGVARLVEGGSIAGSTLTQDRAFQRAVTIDRLPVEDVVAALSANPARLLGLDDRIGSLEPGKDADLVLLDDAFEVKGVMRKGTWVVAPDLA is encoded by the coding sequence ATGGCCATCCCCCCAGGGGCGCGGGGAACTGCGCGATCGACCACATCGCACCGCCCGCAGGTGCTGACCGGCGCCAAGGCGGTCCTGCCGACGGGGACGGTCCCCGACGGCCGCATCACCGTCACCGGCACGAAGCTCACGGCCGTGGTCCCGCACGGGACCCCGCGACACGCCCCCGACGTGTCCGGCGTGTCCGAGGCATCCGGCGCGGTCGACGTGCTCGACGTGTCCGGTCACTGGCTGGTCCCCGGCTTCGTCGACCTGCACAACCACGGCGGCGGCGGAGCCTCCTTCGCCGGCTCGGCACAGGACGTGCTGACAGCCGTCCGCACCCACCGCGCGCACGGCACCACCACGCTCGTCGCCTCCGCCGTCACCGACGACATGGACGTCCTCGTCCGCCAGGCCGGCCTGCTGAGCGAACTGGCCGAACAGGGCGACCTGGCCGGCATCCACTTCGAGGGCCCGTTCATCTCACCCTGCCGCAAGGGCGCGCACTCCGAGGCGCTGCTGCGCGACCCCGACCCGGCCGAGGTGCGCAAGCTGGTCGACGCGGCGCGCGGCCACGCCGCGATGGTCACCCTGGCGACCGAACTTCCGGGCGGCCTGGACTCCGTACGGCTGCTGGTCGAGCACGGCGTGATCGCGGCCGTCGGCCACACCGACGCCACCTACGAGCAGACCGTTCAGGCCGTCGAGGCCGGAGCCACCGTCGCCACCCACCTCTTCAACGCGATGCCGCCCCTCGGGCACCGTGCCCCCGGCCCGATCGCCGCCCTCCTTCAGGACGAGCGGGTGACGGTCGAGCTGATCAACGACGGCACACATCTGCACCCGGCCGCACTCGCGCTGGCGTTCCGTCAGGCGGGGCCGGACCGGGTCGCGTTCATCACGGACGCGATGGACGCCGCCGGCATCGGTGACGGCCGGTATCTGCTCGGCCCGCTGGAGGTCGACGTCATCGAGGGCGTGGCCCGTCTCGTGGAGGGCGGCTCCATCGCCGGCTCCACCCTCACCCAGGACCGCGCCTTCCAGCGGGCGGTGACGATCGACCGCCTCCCCGTCGAGGACGTCGTCGCCGCCCTGTCCGCCAACCCGGCCCGCCTGCTGGGCCTGGACGACCGGATCGGCTCCCTGGAGCCCGGCAAGGACGCCGACCTCGTCCTGCTGGACGACGCCTTCGAGGTCAAGGGCGTGATGCGCAAGGGGACCTGGGTGGTGGCTCCCGACCTGGCGTGA